The genomic DNA AAAATAATAATATGTATTTAAAATGCTCATTTTACGAATTTTAAAAACAATATACCGAAATATAAAACATACAAAACTAACATAAATGTTAATATAACGTGTTTAATCTTTAATTATGTACAATTTGGCGACATATTTAAAAAGTTTTTAAAAAATTTAATATGTTATAGACTGATATAAAACGTAATAAGTAAATAATTTATAAACACTCTAAAATGTAATTAATTTATTTTAATTAAATTTAAATTTAACTTGACATTTAATGTTATAATATTTAGTTCTATTGAAATTTAATATATTATAACTAAATATTTTTTACAATACCATAGTTTTATCTTATTAATTATTTTATTACTTATATATAAAGAAAGTATTAATATGTATTGAGGATAATGATGAATACATTGTACAAAAAAAGTTGTCTTAGATTATTAGACTTTTGCAATCATGATATTAAATACATTATTGACGTCGCTAGTTTTTTAAAAAATGCAAAAAAAAACAATAAAGAAAATCTTTATTTGAAAAACAAAAAAATTGTACTAATTTTTGAAAAAGAATCTACCAGGACTCGATGTGCATTTGAAGTAGCAGCATTTGATCAAGGGGCGCATGTTACATACTTAGGTCCAAAAAGCACTCATTTAGGATATAAAGAATCAATAAAAGACACTGCAAGAGTATTAAGTAAAATGTATCATGGAATTCAATATCGTGGACATAATCATGAAGTGATAGAAACTCTAGCAAAACATTCTACTATTCCAGTATGGAATGGATTAACAGAAACATTTCATCCTACGCAAATATTAGCTGACCTATTAACTATGAAAGAATCTTTATCATCAAAATCATTGTCTAATATTAGTTGTGCTTATGTTGGAGATACAAAAAATAATATAGGACTTACCTTACTAGAAGCTGCGTCTCTAGTAGGTTTAAATTTACGTTTAGTTTCTCCTATTCAGTTTTGGCCAAATGCAGAGTTCTTTTTAAAGTGTAAATCTAAAGCGAGAGAAAGAAACGGAGATATTATATGTACAGAAAGTATTGAAGAAGGCGTAAAGAACGTTGATTTTATTTATACTGATGTTTGGATATCTATGGGAGAACCAAGAAAACAATGGACTGATCGTATCAAACTACTACAAAGTTATCAAGTAAACTCTAGCATGTTACATCTTACTAATAATAAAAAAACAAAAGTATTACATTGTTTACCTGCGCTCCATGACGACAATACAATCATTGGGAAAGAAATAATGAACAACAATAATTTGAATAATGGAATAGAAATTACAAACGAAATATTTGAATCTAATTCAGATATAATTTTTAAACAATCGGAAAATCGTTTACATACTATTAAGGCATTAATGGTTACAAGTCTTATAGAAAATTTTTCTTATTAAAAAATATTTAAAATATAACATCACTCATGTTCGATATATTAACTTAGTATTCTACTATTAAAATTTTTAATTAAAAACAAATATTTTATATCTTAAAAGCAACATTATATCATAAAACATACTAACGTATTTGTTCATAATAGGAAAAGTTTAATATGAACCATTCTTTACATTTAAAAAGTATTATATCTATTAATGATTTAACTAGACAGGAATTAAAATCAATTTTAAACATTGCCAATATATTGAAAAAAAAAATCATCCAAAATTACTAAAAAATAAAATAATTGCTATTTGTTTTTTTGAAGCTTCTACTCGAACTAGGTTATCTTTTGAAACTGCCATATTAAGATTAGGAGCATCAATAATAGGTTTCTCTGACGGAGATCACATTGCTTTTGGGAAAAAAGGAGAAAGTTTATCAGATACTATTTCGGTGATTAGCACATACGTTGATTTAATTATTATTCGACATCCTAAAGAAGGTTCGGCAAGATTAGCATCTGAATTTTCTAATAACATTCCCGTTATAAACGCTGGGGATGGTGCTAACCAACATCCTACCCAAACATTATTAGATTTATTTACTATAAAAGAGACTCAAAATAGACTACACAATTTAAAAATTGGGATAGTAGGCGACTTAAAATATGGAAGAACAGTACATTCATTGACACAAGCATTATCAAAATTTGACAATAACTGTTTTTTCTTTATCTCACCAGATACATTAACTATGCCCGATTATATCAATAACATGTTATATGAAAAAAAAATTATATGGCATAAATATAATAATATACAAGAAATAATTTCTAAAATAGATATTTTATATATGACACGAATTCAAAAAGAGCGTCTAGAATCTACTGAATATATAAACATTAAAGCACAATGTATTTTAAAAAAATCTGATTTGAAAAATGCTAAAAACAACCTTAAAATTTTACATCCATTACCTAGAATCAATGAAATATCAAAAGACGTTGATCAAACACCATATGCATGGTATTTTCAACAAGCAAAAAATGGAGTATATACACGTCAAGCCTTATTAGCATTAATATTAAATAAGAATGTTTATGAATCAAATTAACAAACTTAAAGTAGAAGCTATTAACTGTGGAAGTGTTATTGACCATATTCCAGCACAAATTGGCTTTAAACTACTAACCTTATTTAGATTTACAGAAATAGAACAACGAATTACTATTGGACTTAATCTACCTTCAAGAAAACTAATAAAAAAAGATCTTATTAAAATAGAAAACATATTCTTAACAGATAATCAAATAAATCAGTTATCTATATACGCTCCACATGCAACAGTAAATCATATTAGAAATTATAAGTTAGTAGGAAAAATTTTTCCTACTGTACCCAATCGTATAGATAAAATTTTAACTTGTCCAAATAGCAATTGTGTTAGCAATGATTCAGAAATTCATTCTAGTTTTACATTTAAAAAAAATAATAATATTTATTTAGTATGTAAATATTGCGAAAAAGAATTTCAAAAAAACATAATTTTAATAAACCAATGTCAATAATATACTACACATACTTTTAAAAATAATAACCTTTATAATTCACATTTCTAGGAGTAATACGATTTATGAACTCTGAAATCAATAAAGATAATATACCTAATCCTATTGGTCCTTATACACCAGTTATAAAAATAGAAAATTTAATTTTTATATCTGGTCAAATTGCTAGTACTATTGATCTTAATAATAGTGATAATGATATTTCTATTCAAACTACAGAAATACTAAATAATATTAAATATATAATAGAACAGGCTAATGCAAAAATTGAAAATATTATAAAGACCACTTTATTCATAATTGATTTAAAACATTTGAATACTATCAATAAAATATATAAAAAATTTTTTTTAAATCATTCTACTCGATTTCCAACTAGATCTTGTATTGGAGTATCTAAATTACCTAACGATGCTTTAATTGAAATTGAAGCTATAGCTTATAAAAAATAGCAATTTATTTATATATAAATACAACAAGGCAAAGAGCTTATTATTCCTTTGCCTTATATCAAGTTAATTATTAAAATAAATAAAAAGATGCCATATATTTTTATAATAAATAACTTTATGAAGCAATGTGTTGTATTAATAATTAATAAAGAACGTATTCCTATTAGCTATCATTAATACAAAATAATATTTTACTAAGTTAAAGTCACATTTATAATAATTTTATTTTTAACAGTTATCATAAAAAGTCAAATGTTTTTTCGACGATAAGGTAATGAAGTTTTATCTTCATTACGAGACACTCTTATACTTCTTTTTCGTTCAATTATATTTTTTGAACTTACATGTTCATTATTATACTTTCTTTTCTTATCACCTGATCGATGACTATATTGAAACCTAGTATTATGTAATAATTTTAAGTTAATTGGTTTGTTAAATATCCTGGTATGAACAAATAATCTAGATAAATTATTTAGTAATCCTTTTTGCAATTCAATAGTAGAATATGTTGAAAATAATTTAATATTTCCAATATTTCTACTGCTAATATTTCCTTCATTAGCAATAGCTCCAACTATATGACGTACTTCTACACCATCGTCTCGACCTACTTCAATGCGATATAGATCCATATTATCGTTTTCTCGATGATATCGAAGGTTATTTTTATTATCATGACGTCGACGAGTATCTTTTATATTGGTATTGCGAATTGAACGTATTAATGTATCAGGCTTGATAATAAGATGACGTTCTCCTTGAGCCATTTTTAACAATGCAGCTGCCAATAATTCAATATTAGATTCATTTTCGGGAAGTAATTTAGGCAATAAATTACGATACTGATCTAAATCTCTACTTTTTAACTGTATTTGTACTTTTCTCGAAAACTTTTCTAAACGTCGCTTACTCAATAGTTCAACTTTTGGTAATTCTACTTCTGTCATAGTTAACTGCATTATACGTTCAATATTACGTAGTAAACGCCGTTCACGATTCTCAACAAAAAGTAAAGCTTTTCCTTTTCTTCCTGCACGACCTGTACGACCAATGCGATGAACATAAGATTCAGAATCCATAGGAATATCATAATTAATTACTAAACTAATTCGATCCACATCTAAACCTCGAGCAGCAACATCTGTAGCTATTAATATATCTAACCTTCCATCTTTTAATTTTTCTAATGTTTGCTCTCTAAGAGATTGATTCATATCGCCATTCAATGCAGCACTGCTATAACCATTGCGCTCTAGAGCTTCAGATACTTCTAATGTTGCGTTTTTGGTACGAACAAATATGATTGTAGCAGAAAAATCTTCAGATTCTAAAAAACGTACTAATGCATCAGTTTTTTTACCATATACCATCCAAAAACTTTGTTGAATATTAGGACGAGTTATAATATTAGACCGAATTTTAATTTCTTTTGGACTTTTCATAAATCTTTTAGAAATTCTTCGAATAACATCAGGCATAGTAGCAGAAAATAGAGCTGTTTGATGATTATCGGGAATTTTAGTCAAAATCGTTTCTACATCTTCTATAAATCCCATTCTTAACATTTCATCGGCTTCGTCTAATACTAAACCACTCAAATTAGATAAATTTAATGTTCCTCTTTTTAAATGATCAAGTAATCGACCTGGAGTACCAACGATAATCTGTGGCCCTTGACGTAAAATTTTAAGTTGTAAATCGTATCGTTGACCGCCATATAGAGCTAATACATGAATGCCAACTAAATATTTAGAAAAATGAGAAAAAGCCTCAGCAACTTGAATTGCTAGTTCACGAGTAGGTGCTAAAACTAAAACTTGAGAAACTTTTAAATGCGATTTAACATTATTGAGTAAAGGTAATGCGAAAGCAGCTGTTTTTCCGCTTCCTGTTTGTGCCATTCCTAATACATCATGTCCTTCTAAAAGAAGTGGAATGCATTCAGATTGAATAGGAGATGGTTTTATATATCCCATATCGTTTAATGCATTAATAATAAATGAATTTAAACCTAAACTAGAAAATGTCATTTTGTTAGTATGAATCATGTAAATATATATGCCTCTTGAGTTACAACACGCTAGTTTGAATAAACTAGCAATAAAATATTATTTATTTTTGTTAGACATGTGAACCAGAACAAATAAATCATTTAAAACACTCATACTCTATATGAGTTCAATAATAAAATTATTTTCTGAACTAAACAAAAACATTCTAAAATTATATATTTTTATTAAATACGAATTATTACATAAAAATGAGATATGAATGTTATTGAATGTTTAAACGTATTTTACATTAAAATACATATTAAATATTATAAGAATTAAAATTTTTACATTTGGCAATAAATTTATAATGAAAAATTTAAAAAATAATTTAAAAGACTAACTAAATCTACTTTAACTGCAAGTAGCTAAAAAAATTAATGCAAATATTATGATCTTGATTACAATATGATATAATTAATATTATAAAATTTTGAAAAATATTTATTTTTTTAAATATAATATTTCCATAATATAAATCAATTAAAATATAAATTATAATCTAGAATTAATATTTTTTTTATTTTCCTTAATACTCAATCGTAATCGACCTTGCCTATCTATTTCTAATACTTTTACAAACACCTTCTGATCTAAACGAAGATGATCTGTAACTTTGTCTATTCGTTTACTAGAAATTTGTGAAATATGTACTAATCCTTCTTTTCCTATTCCAATAGAAACAAACGCACCAAAATCAACAATGCGCGTTACTTTCCCACTATAAATTTTACCTACTTTAATTTCAGCGGTAATTTCTTGAATCCTACGAATGGCATTGTTAGCCTTTTCTTTTATCATAGCAGAAATTTTAACTGTACCATTGTCTTCAATTTCGATAGTCGTACCTGTTTCTTCAGTCAACATACGAATTACTGAACCACCTTTTCCTATTACATCTTTTATTTTTTCAGGATTTATTTTAATTGTATGAATTCTTGGAGCAAATTCAGAAATGTCTTTTTTTGGAAACTTAAGAAATTTTTTCATAGTACTTAAAATATGCAATCTAGCCCGTTTTGCTTGAAATAGTGCTAATTTTATAATTTTATTAGTAACACCTTCAATTTTTATATCCATTTGAAGAGCAGTAATACCCTTATTACTTCCAGCCACTTTAAAATCCATGTCTCCTAAATAATCTTCGTCCCCTAAAATATCTGATAATATTACAAATTTATCTACTCCTTTTATTAAACCCATAGCTATACCGGCTACAGCTGTAGATATTGGAACTCCAGCATCCATGAGAGCTAAAGAAGCCGAACAAACTGAAGCCATAGAAGAAGAACCATTAGATTCAGTAATTTCAGAAACAATACGTATTGTATAAGGAAATGTTTCTATGTCTGGCATAACAGCTAACATACTACGTTTTGCTAATTTTCCATGACCTATTTCTCTACGTTTAGGAGACCCTATAATTCCTATTTCTCCTACAGAATAAGGAGGGAAATTGTAATGAAATAAAAAATTATCTATTTTATCTCCTAATAATTCATCTACATTTTGAGCATCTCGAGATGTTCCTAATGTTACTGATGCTAAAGATTGAGTATCACCTCTTGTAAACAATGCAGATCCATGTACCCTAGGTAATATCCCTGTTCTAATATTTAATGTTCGTATTGCATCTTTTTCCCTACCATCTATCCTTAGCTCATTATTTAAAATTCGATTACGAACTACATCTTTTTCAAGATCGAAAAATATAGATTCTATTTCTTGCTCATCTATAATAAAACCTTCACTAGTTAAAACAGATATTACATCACATTTAATTTTATTTAATATTTCTACTCTTTCACTTTTATTAAATACAGTATATGCACGTTGAACACATGTTTTAGAAAGATCAATAATACGAAATTTTAA from Buchnera aphidicola (Melaphis rhois) includes the following:
- the argF gene encoding ornithine carbamoyltransferase, coding for MNTLYKKSCLRLLDFCNHDIKYIIDVASFLKNAKKNNKENLYLKNKKIVLIFEKESTRTRCAFEVAAFDQGAHVTYLGPKSTHLGYKESIKDTARVLSKMYHGIQYRGHNHEVIETLAKHSTIPVWNGLTETFHPTQILADLLTMKESLSSKSLSNISCAYVGDTKNNIGLTLLEAASLVGLNLRLVSPIQFWPNAEFFLKCKSKARERNGDIICTESIEEGVKNVDFIYTDVWISMGEPRKQWTDRIKLLQSYQVNSSMLHLTNNKKTKVLHCLPALHDDNTIIGKEIMNNNNLNNGIEITNEIFESNSDIIFKQSENRLHTIKALMVTSLIENFSY
- the pyrI gene encoding aspartate carbamoyltransferase regulatory subunit, coding for MNQINKLKVEAINCGSVIDHIPAQIGFKLLTLFRFTEIEQRITIGLNLPSRKLIKKDLIKIENIFLTDNQINQLSIYAPHATVNHIRNYKLVGKIFPTVPNRIDKILTCPNSNCVSNDSEIHSSFTFKKNNNIYLVCKYCEKEFQKNIILINQCQ
- a CDS encoding RidA family protein produces the protein MNSEINKDNIPNPIGPYTPVIKIENLIFISGQIASTIDLNNSDNDISIQTTEILNNIKYIIEQANAKIENIIKTTLFIIDLKHLNTINKIYKKFFLNHSTRFPTRSCIGVSKLPNDALIEIEAIAYKK
- a CDS encoding DEAD/DEAH box helicase, with translation MIHTNKMTFSSLGLNSFIINALNDMGYIKPSPIQSECIPLLLEGHDVLGMAQTGSGKTAAFALPLLNNVKSHLKVSQVLVLAPTRELAIQVAEAFSHFSKYLVGIHVLALYGGQRYDLQLKILRQGPQIIVGTPGRLLDHLKRGTLNLSNLSGLVLDEADEMLRMGFIEDVETILTKIPDNHQTALFSATMPDVIRRISKRFMKSPKEIKIRSNIITRPNIQQSFWMVYGKKTDALVRFLESEDFSATIIFVRTKNATLEVSEALERNGYSSAALNGDMNQSLREQTLEKLKDGRLDILIATDVAARGLDVDRISLVINYDIPMDSESYVHRIGRTGRAGRKGKALLFVENRERRLLRNIERIMQLTMTEVELPKVELLSKRRLEKFSRKVQIQLKSRDLDQYRNLLPKLLPENESNIELLAAALLKMAQGERHLIIKPDTLIRSIRNTNIKDTRRRHDNKNNLRYHRENDNMDLYRIEVGRDDGVEVRHIVGAIANEGNISSRNIGNIKLFSTYSTIELQKGLLNNLSRLFVHTRIFNKPINLKLLHNTRFQYSHRSGDKKRKYNNEHVSSKNIIERKRSIRVSRNEDKTSLPYRRKNI
- the pnp gene encoding polyribonucleotide nucleotidyltransferase — translated: MLNPIVRKFQYGQHTVTLETGIMARQATAAVMASMDDTMVFVTVVGQKKSLPDQKFFPLTINYQERTYAAGRIPGGFFRREGRPSENEILISRLIDRPIRPLFPKGFFNEIQIIATVVSVNPQVNPDIVAMIGASAVLSISGLPFCGPIGAARVGYVDDKYILNPNMEQIKSSNLDLIVSGTEKSILMVEAEANMLSENEILEAVIFGHQQQQIVIQNIRSLACEVNIPVWENCICSVNEDLKFRIIDLSKTCVQRAYTVFNKSERVEILNKIKCDVISVLTSEGFIIDEQEIESIFFDLEKDVVRNRILNNELRIDGREKDAIRTLNIRTGILPRVHGSALFTRGDTQSLASVTLGTSRDAQNVDELLGDKIDNFLFHYNFPPYSVGEIGIIGSPKRREIGHGKLAKRSMLAVMPDIETFPYTIRIVSEITESNGSSSMASVCSASLALMDAGVPISTAVAGIAMGLIKGVDKFVILSDILGDEDYLGDMDFKVAGSNKGITALQMDIKIEGVTNKIIKLALFQAKRARLHILSTMKKFLKFPKKDISEFAPRIHTIKINPEKIKDVIGKGGSVIRMLTEETGTTIEIEDNGTVKISAMIKEKANNAIRRIQEITAEIKVGKIYSGKVTRIVDFGAFVSIGIGKEGLVHISQISSKRIDKVTDHLRLDQKVFVKVLEIDRQGRLRLSIKENKKNINSRL